The Onychomys torridus chromosome 4, mOncTor1.1, whole genome shotgun sequence DNA window ACTGAGTCTAGGGCGTCTGATAGGCTAAGCAAACACTGTAACCCTCGGCTGTATCCCCAGGCCTACCTTCTTACTTGCTGTTCCTGGACTCCTAGAGCCAAACATCTAACCACGCACATACTGATTATTATCAAATTATGTACCCAAGTTGATAAAGAAGCTGTCATCttcagttttgtttcattttcatggaCTGGAGAGCTTAGATCCTTCCAAGTAAAACTGAGAGCACAATCTTCAGATCTGCATTTCTCATTTaagtttgtttgagacagggtctcactatgcagccctgtgACTTCcagtgtagatcaggctggtctcaaaatcccagggatctgcctgcctgtgcctctcacgttctgggactaaagacaggccaccatgcccagcattttttGCAACATTTTTATTAAGCAGTTTATCTTAGCATTTTTCCAAAACGTTGAACTtggcttatttttcattttctgaggctctttttgtgtgtgtgatgtagttGTGTGTTAATTTACTACCCCATCAAGTAGTATAATTATAGTAATAATCTCAGTGACCTGGAAATaggtttcaaaaataataaaagtcactCGCAGATTAACCGTCCAGTTGGTGAGGACAGTAAGTAGTCCAGTCATCCGACAGTGTCAGCTGTCTGCCTACTGCAAACACCCCTGTTAACAGAAGAAACTGAAGGGATAGCGACAGAATAAAAGTTGCAGGTGGGTAGTTTagcagaggagaaaaaaaggCGAAGGGTTCCACTGTAACCATCTATGACATTTGGGTAGTTTCTATATGCCGAGCATCGACAGCTGCACTTCCTGTGCACCATCTTGATTAGCCTCTGGTGACTTAGGGAATAGCCGAGGAGCCTGAACCAAGGAATCCAAGGTCACCATCCGGAGATAATACAGCTAGTCAAGCTGAGAGTGAAGGATGTGATTTCTCCTGACCTAGGAGACCTGCGCTGCCAGTAACTGAGGAGTGCCTCTGCTTTTCATCAATACCTGTTTTCTCTTGCAGCAGTCAGGGAAACTGTCCTCTTCTGCAAAATGTACAGAACCAAAGTGGGTTTGAAGGACCGCCAGCAGCTCTACAAGCTGATCATTAGCCAGCTGCTCTATGACGGTTACATCAGCATTGCCAATGGCCTCATCAATGAGATCAAACCCCAGTCGGTGTGCGCGCCCTCGGAGCAGCTCCTGCACCTCATCAAACTAGGTAAACTAGGAGTGCGGATTCCTGCGTCCCAGGATGGCATTGTAGATGTCTGCCCTGGGCAGTGTTTGGAGTTACTTCTGTGTAGTTTCAGTGTCCAGTGTGTGCCGAGTCCAGTGATGGGTACTGAAGGGGTAGGTGAAGTCCAGGTGAGGAAGCTGGTTGTGATGTATTTCTATGAATCATCTGGACATTCCCCTCAAGTCTCACACAGGTCTCATGGCAGGTAGCACCTCTCACCCTTTAAAGATATTTCTTCTGTCTTCCCCATGCTCCTTTGCTCAGTTGCTGCCACAGTGATCCATTTCCCTCATAACATACTATCTGAAAGTTGCTTTGTTCTTTGAATCATTTCCGCACATTGTTCACCTTCCCACCAGAATCTCTGCAGATACCGGGACCTTGTGTTGGTCATTGGTAGGTGTATCTTGGTGCCTGCCTTACCCTCAACAGGGTTTTAAATTACCCAACTGTGTCCACATGTCACTCCCAACATTTGTGGGAAGTTTGATTTGTTTAAGGTTGCTTTCAATCAGCAGGTAGTCTCCACagctcacacacccacacaccccattATTGTGGGTCAGGATGGAAGGGTACATAATGGAGAGATTTTATGTGTTCATAAAAAAGATTTCCCTTGACTTGAGAATGCCACTTGTGAAACTGTCCTGAGGGGGGAAATGGTAAATTaaaatgttgcacagagaaactttaaatatttttaactttcaatTTAAGATTTTAATTCTAGATAGCCATAAAAGTATATAATGTTGAAGCAATATAATGTTGAAGACTTGTtcttgtgaattttattttaagtgtttaaatGACCAAGCAAGTTCCAAGTTACAGTACAGGcctgtgtttgttttgaaaagcAAGAGTTGTATGAATGGAAGAGACGACAAGAGTTCTTCACGTGTTTTGATTCCTCCTGTACCCGTTCCAGTCATTGTTTATGTGATATATGAGGTTATTTTTGTATCCAACACTTTGTTTGTTGAGGGtctttctatttttggttttttcgagacagggtttctctgtgtagctttggagtcagtcctggaactcactctgtagcccaggctgccctcaaacttacagagatccgcctgcatctgcctccctagtgctgggattaaaggtgtgcaccaccaccaccgcccagctgttaaGGGTCTTTTTGAGGggctatgatgatgatgatgatgatgattactgTTTTACTAGtttgagtgtttggcctgcatgtatgtctgtgtgctctatgtgtgcagtgcccctgGAGTCCAAAAGAGGGGATCACATTCCCTGGAACAGAGttgaagatggttgtgagctgctgagaATTTGaccagatcctttggaagaacaaccagtgctcttaacacctgagccatctctccaacctttatgttttattttggttttaattttttttaggtttactttttatgtgtacgagtgttttgcctgcatgtgtgtgcgtgtaccaCGTgagtgcttggtgcccacagaggccaaaaaaaGGTCATCCAGTCTTCTAGAATTGGAATCCCacatggttgtgagttaccatgtggatgatgggaactgaacctgagaacaggtactcttaaccactgagccatctttccagcctccttgttttcttttgaagatcAGGTTTCATTAAGTACccatggctggcttggaacttattatgtagaccagactggcctcagcttacctgcctctgcctcccatgagtgctaggattaaaggtgggctccatcatgcccagctttttgtttGCATGCTTGCTTGTTTGAGTTCAGATTTCTTGTCTCCCAGGCTAtcttgaactcaatatgtaggTGAAGCAGAACTTAAACTCAtgaatgatcctcctgcctcagcctcctgagatcACAGGCAACTTTGGTAACACCCAACAAACATTGTTTATCAACTTCAGTATACTTCAGTATGACATTCTTTCAAAAACATTTCACTAATGTTAGAAGCATAACTAATTCACACCAAAGCTGCTACTAACTAATCACAGCCCTAAAGACTAGAATTCAGGGTTGGAGATAAAGCTTGGGTATTTGCCCAGTgggtgtgaggccctgggttgtCTCCAACACCACAAAATAAGCAAAGCATCACCTCCCCATTCTAAATGGGGAAAATAAATTAACTACTGGGGTGCTGTTTTTGTTGGATTTTATAGGTGTTGTTAAGAGTGAATTTGGCTGTGGAGGTATTCCCTTCCACGACCCATTCTGCCTGCAGCGGTGTGTATCTTGCATGATTTGTTAAATAAACATTTGGTGGTGTTGGTGGACATCATCTTCACTTTAGATCCAGAACTTGTCTTTGCACTTAACAGCTTTTCTCATGCTCTTAATTTTGATTCCTTCAGGGATGGAAAATGATGACACCGCGGTCCAGTATGCGATTGGTCGCTCCGATACAGTTGCCCCTGGCACGGGGATTGACCTGGAGTTTGATGCAGATGTCCAGACAATGTCTCCCGAGGCTTCTGAGTATGAAACCTGCTATGTCACTTCCCACAAAGGCCCATGCCGCGTGGCCACCTATAGCAGAGACGGGCAGTTAATAGCTACAGGATCTGCTGATGCTTCCGTAAAGATACTGGACACAGAAAGAATGTTGGCCAAAAGTGCTATGCCAGTTGAGGTACCGTTCCCGCCTACCATTGCTCCAGGCGGCACAGCCCAGCTCTGGCTTGCCTCCCAGGCTGTGGGCTTGGACCAGGTGCCTCTGCACCTTGAGTAtctgtctccttttcttgttGGTCCAGGTCATGATGAATGAGACTGCACAACAGAACATGGAGAATCACCCAGTGATTCGAACTCTCTACGACCATGTGGATGAAGTCACGTGTCTTGCTTTTCACCCGACAGAACAGATCCTGGCCTCAGGCTCAAGGGATTATACTCTAAAATTGTTTGATTATTCCAAACCGTCTTCAAAAAGAGCCTTCAAATACATTCAGGTTAGAGATCAGAGGAGCCTTGACTTATTTAGATACGATCTTCTATGGTTATTTTCTTAGATTCGGGTATTTTGACTATTTTTCCAGGTGGTCTCATTGATCACCCTATAAAGGATATGCCCTAGGTGGCACTTAGAGCAGACTCCATTGGTGTGTGGGTCATGGCTGTCGTCTGCCCAGGTAGGACTGCAGCTGGTCATAGGTTCATGGTTACAGGTCTGAGGGTTCATAGTGCACATCACTCTCAGGACTCCTgatgagctgggtgtggtcaAGGCAAACCTGCTGCATAGTTAGTTCCTTGCCAGCTTAAGCTATAGtgtgagactcttgtctcaaagcGGGGGTTGGGGATGGGTTTCTTTCATGACACTGTGCGTTCGGgactgggaaaaaataaaaccaaaacaagaaaaagtctACCTTCCCTAAAAGTAACTTACAGGTACCAGCGTTCTCAGTGGAACTGTTGAATGATTCAGAAAAACGTTTTGTGGACCAATATTGGGTCTATGTTACAGAAATGCTCATGTTTTCAGAAGCAGCTTCCATCATTCATTGGTTAGTTTTGCTTAGTATTTGCTGCCCTAAGGCAGATTAGAAAAGCTCTTTCTCATCTCCAGCTACAAGTGCAGAGCATTTTGCAAGGATCCATCTGACTTCACCCCATGTTCATTTGCGAGCGGAGCTCCTGTCTTGTTTTAGGAGTAACTGACCAGTAGTTCTAGAAAGAGCCAGTTTCCTGCGTCCCAGGAAGTGCTTTTGTCCCGCCTGCTTCCTGCAGCTCTCTTGGTCAGGTGCTGGTAACTGACACTGTGCCTATGTCCTCACAGGAAGCTGAGATGCTGCGCTCCATCCCTTTCCACCCTTCTGGAGACTTTATCCTGGTTGGGACTCAGCACCCTATGCTTCGCCTTTATGACATCAACAGCTTCCAGTGTTTTGTCTCTTGCAATCCCCAAGACCAGCACACCGATGCTATCTGTTCCATTAACTACAATCCTAGTGCCAACATGTACGTCACTGGCAGCAAAGATGGCTGCATCAAGCTGTGGGATGGTGTCTCCAATCGATGCGTCACAACCTTTGAGAAAGCTCACAATGGCGCCGAAGTCTGTTCTGCCATTTTCTCCAAGAATTCCAAGTACATCCTCTCAAGTGGAAATGACTCTGTAGCTAAGCTCTGGGAGATCTCCACAGGGAGGACACTGGTGAGGTACACAGGTACGTGAGAAAGTGATGCTGGTATTTCTCGGGGATCAGATTCCTGCAGAATGAGATACACTGGAGAAAAGGGAGGTTAGAGAGGGCTGTGGCCCATCCCTAGGCCAAGACAGGCAGCTAGCTCCAAAAGAGATCACCAGTGTCCATATATGAAGTAGACCcagcagacaggaagaaaagaaagccagctCAGCTCCCCCATCAGTTCCTGTTGGTCTGTAGTTTGTGACTGTGCCCACACGCTCCCTTTATGGTGAGTCTTGAATTTCCCAGTGCAGTACTCAGTTCAGATCTGGGTACAGTGAGTGCTGTGTGCTGCTGCACCTTATTGTGTTCCCCAGCAGCTAAGAGTGTTGTTTGACAGGAACCTCCTGGGAACCATGGTTATAGCTTGCAGGGGACCTTTATTGTAGGGGGCTGTCCGAGTTAGCCTCTTAGAGAGACATGGAAGAGCTGATAACATTCAGGCCACTAGGGTGCAGCAGTGGTCCTCTCTGTGGCACAAGCTAGTTGTCTAAAGCTAGTCATCATTATCCTTTATGATACTTTATATGGTGTCATTTTGGAAAATATCTCTTAACCAGGTACTTCTTGCATGCAGAAGCAATCAGGGTGAATGTGGAACTGCTCTGTTTACAAGTGACAGCCCTTGTTTTCCAGGGGATAATGCACTAGGACGGACATGCACCGGACTGCTGCCAAGAGCTTAGATGGTTGCGAACACCTGGGTTGTGGTTTATTGGCTTGATTTAGTAGAGTTGCAATTGTTTTTCCTGAAGGAATGTCCACATTACTGATTTCCTAATTCCCAAGGCAGCACTCTGACAGTCAGCATGTCAGGGTTTCCATTCTGGTGTGAAGATTTACTTAGAACACAAAGTGGTTTTGAAATAGTGATGGGAAGGGGGAAactgaagaggacattggatgAGTTAAGTTCATCGTGGTTTTTTACCTAGTAGGCAGGTCAGTAATCGTAATCTATAGATAGGCTatggataaaattaaaaaaaaaaaaaatttgaaccCACCCAAATTTACAGGAAGAGTGAAAATTTGCTGTATTTTGTAAGAGAATTTAAAATGGAAAGTCAGTTATAAAATTAACAgccatagccaggcggtggtggcgcacacctttaatcccagcactcgggaggcaaagccaggcggatctctgtgagttcgaggccagcctgggctaccaagtgagttccaggaaaggcgcaaagctacacagagaaaccctgtctcgaaaaaccaaataaaataaaatgaacagctGTACTATAAACCCAAAAAGTAGAAGTGAGGAAATTCGTTCTTGGCTCACCAAATCATCTCTGACTCAAAGGACTGAGTTAGTTTATTGGTAGAAGTTTGAAGAAGTCAGCACATTTTACTGAGGGGTAACTtgataaatatttcagaaagGTAATTGAGTGTTGtgtcaaaaatttaaatatgtggTTTCTGTCACACTCTTAGGCAAGTCTGTGTATCTGCACAGAGAATGATGTCTGTCGCCATTACTGGCAGTCAGTGGAAGTTAGGAACTTAGCAAATGCAAATTAGAAGCCAGAGTTCACTGCCAAGCATTGAGTAGACCTGCCTGGCCCCTGTTACTCCATGCAGCAGCCTCTCCTGAGCACTGCACGGCGGGGCTTGGGTGCCATTtgtttccatcctcagcaccctcGTGGGTAGACACTGGGAGGTGAGAAAAGGAAGGCTTGAGTTAGGAAACCATCTACCCAAAGTCATGGCCCTAAGAAGTACACCCCACTGACTATGAGGGTGTGTTTTTCCTCTATAGCCAGCCATGTTCCTCTTACAGATCTCTGCCGCAAGCTCTGAGTGAAAGTAGCATGTGACCTCTCTGGTTTCTGAAGTTAGAAATACAAGATATTTGGGAGGCTGTCCACCAAAATACAGCCTCACTAAGCAACGAAATGCCCTggctgttttattcttttgtacaTTAGGTGGTATttgcaacaaaaaaaaatgtcttctctATATAGTCATGAAATGATAAAGTTTCCCTTTAAAAGGTGGGTGCTCGTTAGGTGTGATGTTAGGAGCTTATCCTGAGGAGATAAAGCTATGTGCAGAGGATTTTACAAGCACTCTTCAGTGGATACAAGCCGAGTGCCCAGCAGTAAGAGAATCATGAGCCACCAGACAGTGCCCCGCACCCGCACCATGGGTTTAAACTGCTGTAGAAGACAAGTGATGTAGGTTGGCATTGGCTTTCAAGTACATCAGTGTGAACAGTTGCCTTGGGTGGTGGGCCTGGAGGTGACAGTGTTGGCACACTGCTAGAACAGTGTGAGGGTCTCAGGCTGCCCCTTGCTCCACAGGCTAACATGTTGGTTTGTATGGCAGGCGCTGGTCTGAGTGGACGGCAGGTGCACCGGACACAGGCGGTGTTTAACCACACTGAGGACTAAATTTTGCTGCCAGATGAAAGGACCATCAGCCTCTGCTGCTGCGACTCTAGGACAGCTGAGAGCAGAAACCTGCTATCCCTGGGCCACAACAACATCGTGTGCTGCATTGTTCACTCGCCCACCAACCCTGGCTTCATGGCATGCAGTGACGACTTCCGAGCTCGGTTCTGGTACCCGAGGTCCACCACTGACTGAGCTGGCCCCGCTCCTAGGGTTCTTGTCTCAGGACTCCGCCCTCCTCCCTGTGTCCTGCCACCAGCTGCAGTAGTGAGCAGTTTGTACCATCAGAGGTGGGTGTGTGCCGCTTGGCTCCTGCCTTGGATTTGTACATGGAGTCTCTTTTTTTACCTTGTTGTAGAATTGTGGGAAAAGTTGGAAATAGACTGTGCAGTTGTCCTGGTGCAGTGATTTCGCTGTGCTTTCCACCAGCTTAGTAAGTGCAGGACTTGCCATGGCTTTCGACTCTTGTTCCTGGAGAAGGACAGAATATTGAAGGACTTGGTGGCCCTGGGGGAGTCTCTCACAAGGACTGCCATCAGGGTCTTTTGTTTGCCACCTCTTGCGCCTGTCCTGCCCCTCTGTATTTCCTTTCCAGAGGTATTTTGGCTCATGCAGAGGTCTGCAGCTCTGAGGATCTCGGATTTTGTGCCATATGGAACCACCTTCCAGGGATCCCAGTCCCATCCTGAGGTGACATCATCGGGTAATAAAGCTCAGATCTACAAGCTCACTGTTCCTTCTTCTTCACGTCAAACCTAGGGTTTCTAGGTGCGCTGTCTGCATTTCTGCAGTGTCCTCTTTGTACCAGCAATGCCCACCATTAGGAACGGTGACTGGCCCATAAGCCCAGTGAAGCAGGAAGACGCGGAACTTAGGGCCTGCCTCGCCTAAATAgcaggtttgagaccagcctgggctaggtccgcctttaatcccagctctcgggaggcagagacaggtggatctctgtgagagatagactagtctacacagtgagttccagggcagccagaactacatagtgagactttgtctcacaaaacaaaaagtggaTGGTAATGATTTGATGGGATACATAATCAAAAATGTATGTAGTCTAAGCCACAGAGCTTGCTAATGCCTGGCAGTAACTTCTAATCTGGGTACACAGGGGGACACGATCTCGGGCGGTTGCTGCAGTGCACCATCTGATGCATCTCTCGTGACATGTCTGGGAAGCTGACGGAGTCTCCCTGGGTCTAGCTGCACATAGGTAAACCAGCCCTGTGTGCTCCTCTTACTAACAAAGTTTGCTTTCCATTTCTGAAGAAAAACCCCTCGGACCTGGGCAGAAGTGCCTGAAACTTGAGATCACTGATACAGCAGTGACTAGGCCACAGTAAGTCATTGCTGTGTTGTGGAACATTCTGTTGCAGCCTCACCCCTGGGGTGCAGGAGTCACTGGGTTTGGAGTCACAATCCTAAAGAGCTGTATTTTTGTATCTACAGTAAGTGTGGACTTACACTTTTATTTTGCATTCTGATTCTCCGGTATTGGAGCGTGGCCACCTGAGGGTGCTACCCATAAGATAAGGAATCTGCTGGGTAGGGACAAGGGCTGCCACTCTATCCACAAACTCCTCACTTCCCCCTCTGATTTCCCTTTACACTACACAGCAGAGGCTCGTCACCTCTGTTCCTGTCTGCACTCCCAGCACAAGCTGCCAGGATGTAGCCTGTCACCtg harbors:
- the Cstf1 gene encoding cleavage stimulation factor subunit 1 gives rise to the protein MYRTKVGLKDRQQLYKLIISQLLYDGYISIANGLINEIKPQSVCAPSEQLLHLIKLGMENDDTAVQYAIGRSDTVAPGTGIDLEFDADVQTMSPEASEYETCYVTSHKGPCRVATYSRDGQLIATGSADASVKILDTERMLAKSAMPVEVMMNETAQQNMENHPVIRTLYDHVDEVTCLAFHPTEQILASGSRDYTLKLFDYSKPSSKRAFKYIQEAEMLRSIPFHPSGDFILVGTQHPMLRLYDINSFQCFVSCNPQDQHTDAICSINYNPSANMYVTGSKDGCIKLWDGVSNRCVTTFEKAHNGAEVCSAIFSKNSKYILSSGNDSVAKLWEISTGRTLVRYTGT